One Peterkaempfera bronchialis DNA window includes the following coding sequences:
- a CDS encoding magnesium transporter MgtE N-terminal domain-containing protein, which translates to MAAAANRVFISHLSGAAVFDPNGDQVGRVRDVVVSLRVGGRPPRVLGLVAEVVTRRRIFLPMTRVTSLESGQVLTTGVINMRRFEQRASETLVLGEMLDRRVTLAETGEQVTVLDVAMEQIRLREWEVGKVFVQRAKAGRLRRRGETLTVDWSAVTGFSLSEEGQGAANLLATFEQLRPADLANVLHHLSAKRRAEVAAALDDERLADVLEELPEDDQVEIIGKLKDERAADILEAMDPDDAADLLSELPGDDAERLLRLMEPDEAEPVRRLLSYQEDSAGGLMTTEPIVLEPDATVADALARVRMAEQKSALAAQVYVCRPPNETPTGTYLGIVHFQRLLREPPYTLIGAIVDRDLDPLPPDTPLAVITSYLATYNLVAAPVVDDADHLLGAVTVDDVLDHLLPEDWRESTVHLGDLPAEGVSGGGR; encoded by the coding sequence ATGGCAGCAGCAGCCAACCGGGTCTTCATCTCGCACCTGTCCGGGGCCGCGGTCTTCGATCCCAACGGCGACCAGGTGGGCCGGGTCCGCGATGTCGTGGTGTCACTGCGGGTGGGCGGTCGGCCGCCCCGGGTGCTGGGGCTGGTCGCCGAGGTGGTGACCCGCCGCCGGATCTTCCTGCCGATGACCAGGGTGACCAGCCTGGAGTCCGGCCAGGTGCTGACCACCGGCGTGATCAATATGCGCCGCTTCGAGCAGCGGGCCAGCGAGACCCTGGTGCTGGGCGAGATGCTGGACCGCCGGGTCACCCTCGCCGAGACCGGCGAGCAGGTCACCGTGCTGGATGTGGCGATGGAGCAGATCCGGCTGCGCGAGTGGGAGGTCGGCAAGGTCTTCGTCCAGCGCGCCAAGGCCGGCCGGCTGCGCCGCCGGGGCGAGACGCTGACCGTGGACTGGTCGGCGGTCACCGGTTTCTCGCTCAGCGAGGAGGGGCAGGGCGCGGCCAATCTGCTGGCCACCTTCGAGCAGCTGCGCCCCGCCGACCTGGCCAATGTGCTGCACCATCTGTCGGCGAAGCGCCGTGCCGAGGTGGCGGCGGCGCTGGACGACGAGCGGCTGGCGGATGTCCTGGAGGAGCTGCCCGAGGACGACCAGGTGGAGATCATCGGCAAGCTGAAGGACGAGCGGGCCGCCGACATCCTGGAGGCGATGGACCCGGACGACGCCGCCGACCTGCTCTCCGAGCTGCCGGGCGACGACGCCGAGCGGCTGCTGCGGCTGATGGAGCCGGACGAGGCGGAACCGGTCCGCCGGCTGCTGAGCTACCAGGAGGACTCCGCCGGCGGCCTGATGACGACCGAGCCGATCGTGCTGGAGCCGGACGCCACCGTGGCCGACGCGCTGGCCCGGGTGCGGATGGCCGAGCAGAAGTCCGCGCTGGCGGCGCAGGTGTATGTGTGCCGACCGCCCAATGAGACGCCGACCGGTACCTATCTGGGCATCGTGCACTTCCAGCGGCTGCTGCGGGAGCCCCCGTACACCCTGATCGGGGCGATCGTGGACCGGGACCTGGACCCGCTGCCGCCCGACACCCCGCTCGCGGTGATCACCAGCTATCTGGCCACCTACAACCTGGTGGCCGCGCCGGTGGTGGACGACGCCGACCACCTGCTGGGCGCGGTCACGGTGGACGACGTCCTGGACCACCTGCTGCCGGAGGACTGGCGGGAGTCCACCGTGCACCTCGGCGACCTGCCGGCCGAGGGGGTGTCCGGCGGTGGACGGTGA